In Apostichopus japonicus isolate 1M-3 chromosome 3, ASM3797524v1, whole genome shotgun sequence, a single genomic region encodes these proteins:
- the LOC139964874 gene encoding uncharacterized protein, whose protein sequence is MGDWQNGTCGCLGNFGLCIFTYFIPCYTQGKLAESLGDDCLLCGIALMVPLVNLYARITTRGKVRDNKGIDGGIIGDVICVLCCPLCALMQEAQEMGVSSPLGAGESIARS, encoded by the coding sequence ATGGGTGATTGGCAAAACGGAACCTGTGGGTGCCTTGGCAACTTTGGTCTTTGCATTTTCACTTACTTCATCCCGTGTTACACTCAGGGAAAGTTAGCTGAATCCCTTGGAGATGACTGCTTGCTTTGCGGTATTGCGTTGATGGTTCCTCTTGTGAACCTCTACGCCAGGATTACAACTAGAGGAAAAGTTCGAGATAACAAGGGTATCGACGGAGGTATAATTGGGGACGTCATTTGTGTCCTTTGTTGTCCCCTTTGCGCTCTGATGCAAGAAGCACAAGAAATGGGTGTGTCCTCACCATTAGGAGCGGGTGAGTCGATCGCTAGGTCTTAA